The Stieleria maiorica genome includes the window GTATCCAAGAAACGCTCCCAACCGATGTACCGCGGTTCCGCTTCCGTTGCCGAATCGTCCGCGGAGACGACGCGGGGAACGACCGCACCTCAAGCATCCAGTGACGATGGTGTGTCGTCCGAACAGCTCGCTTCATCGGACGCCTTGAACTCGTCCCAGGCGTCGCCATCGGTGCCGGAGACGTTGCCCATCCGGCAAGCGGATTGCTCGGTACCGGACGATGCCATGCGGACCATGTTCGCTCAATTCCACCAGACACAGGCTGCCGGCGTCTTGCCACCTCAGTCACGTCGATACGAATCCGACCAACTCTCCGTGCCGCACGGTGTGCCAGAAGAAGGCCCACCGGAATCCTGCCGGCCGACACCACAAGACGCCGCGGCCGGGGCCCCGCCACAGCGCTTACGGGGCGCCGATCCACGGTCCCAGGCCGACGAACTGGCCGAACGGATCGATCGATTCTTGACACAACTGCCGCCTCAAGAACTTTGTCGCGCGCTCGGGATGGTGTCGACCAAACAAGCGTTCTTGGTGTTGTGCGGGCTGCCCAACGCGACCGCCGAAACCGTCCTGGACATGCTGCCACGCCGCCAAGCACGAAAGGTCCGCAGTGACATGCGCCGGATGGGCCAGCTGCAGCTGTCGGACATCGACGCGGCGAAACAGATCGTCGCGCAGATCGCAATCCGCTTCACGCAGCAACCGTCGACCTCGCTCGCGGCATGAGCACGCACGCCAGCACGTGGCGTGAGCCAGTGGCGGGCGGTGCTGGTGGAGTTGATTGACGGGCCGCTCGCTGACGCTTCCCGCTGGCATTTGCGCTCGCTGACGCTTCCCGCTAGGATAACTGCAAATCAGATGTGGACTCGGACGACGGGAGAATCGAGCTTGGTTGGCGACGCGTCGAATTTCGGCAAACGAATTGTCGCTGCGACGTTGATGTTGGGCGTTTCCGTTCTGTTGGGTTGGTTCGAATACCGAGGTCCGGCGCCACTGGGGATCGATGCCCCGACCGACCAGCCGTCGGCGGCCAGGATGCGCGCGACGCTGGTTGAATTGCTGGGGGATCCCCCGCAAAAACACACGACGGGAACCGCGTCGGGTGAAGCCTTTTTACAACGTCTGGAAAAGAAGCTCCGAGGTTACGAGGTTCCAATGCGGCGGATCGAAATCCCCTGGGATCCGCAGCGTCAGGATCGTCATCCGGGAGGCCGCGTCGACCTGTTGCCACCCGGGACGGTGTTGAAAAACCTGTGGGTCACCGTCGAAGGATCTGATCCCTCGTTGGCACCGATCCTGATCGCCACGCACCATGATTCGTGCCGCTGGGGGCCCGGTGCCGGGGATGCGGGTTCGGCCGTTGTCACCTTGGTTGAACACATCCGCCATCTGTCGACGTCCCGGCCGGTTCGCACCACGCATTACTTGTTTACCGATGGGGAAGAATTCGGGCTGCTGGGCGCGTACGCGATCGTTGCCCAAGAATCGCTGCCCTTTCCCCGCCCCGCGTTCGTGTTGAACTTCGATGCCCGCGGTACGCGCGGCGGGATTGCGATGTTTGAAACGCATGTCAACAACAGTGGCTGGGTTTCGACCATCATTGACGACTTGGCGCGACCAAAGATTACTTCGTCACTGGCCGTCACGATCTATCGGTCACTGCCCAATGCGACGGATTTCAACGCCTGGCACGGCAAACTGGGACTGTCCGGATTCAATTACGCCGTCATCGGGGGTGCCCATCGTTATCACCGCCCCGAAGACACGCCGCAGAACCTGAGCGACCGGACGCTCCAGCACATGGGGGCACAATTGTTTTCGATGCACCGTGCCATCGACCGCTTGGATGGTCCGACGACGCGCCGGTTGAACGCATCGACCGAAGACCCCGCGCACGGCAACGCCGTGTTCTTTGATCTGTATGGTTGGACCGTGGTGCACTTCGGCGAAGGCATCCAGAGGGTGATCGCGATTGTGGCCGCTGCGTTGATGGGAGTGGTGTGTCTGCGCGGACGTTCGCTCGGTCGAGTGAGACGCTTGCCGCGGCACGCCTTGGTCGTCCTGCTGTCGATCGCCGCCGGATTGTTGGTCGGCGTCGTGATTCAACTCGGTTTGCGGACCACGCCGTTTTCGGTGTTGAAGTACACTCCGATCGATCTGCAGGCGGGGGTGGTCACGATCGCCGCCTCGTTCCTGGTCGTGACCGCGTTGCTGGAACGTTTTACCAAGCGGATCGAATCCGACGAAGCGGAGGTCGTCAGCGATTGGATCTGGTGGGTGACCGCAGCGTTGGGGACCGTGCTCGCGATGGCGCTTCCCGGTGGCGCGTATCTACTGGTCTTGCCGAGTTTCACCTATGCGTTGGTTCGCATCGTGTCGCCGCAGGCGACGCTGGCGGCCTGGTCTGGCTGGGCGGCCGCGGTCATCTTGGCTGGGCCGTTGGTGATGTTGCTGGTGCAAGCACTGGGGCCGTGGCGACAACCGGTTTACGCGGCGCTGGCGAGCCTGTTGGCGGTGTTGGCCATGACGGCGTGGGCGGCACAAAAAAAGGCGAGGCCGATTCCGAAGAACCGACCCCGCCTCGCACGGGGGGACGCTTAATATCTCGTTGTTGTGCCAGCTTCGTCTCGCGTCCCTCGCACACCTAGACAGTAGTCTGTTTCCTGACGGAGCCATACAAAAGCTTCAGGAAAAGGATCGTTTTGGCGGCCTCGCCCCCCGGGCGGCGCCGGGTTGTTTGGTCCGTAACGGTGCTAACGATTAACGCTAGGCACGAAGTGCGCTACGGAGTCGATCGAGGGCCGCGGGAATGTGGTCGTATGGCTGTTCGTCTTCGTATTCCAGAACCACGAAGCCTTGGTAGGTGCTGTCACGAAGGATCCCGGCGATCCGATCCAAGTCGGCCGGATACTCCGTCCCGTCGGGCTTCTTCATGTTCATTTTGACTTGGACGTTCACCGCGTAGGGGACGCACTGTTCCAAATCGCGGTAGGGATCCTCGCTGTAGAAATTGCCGGTATCCAAGTTGATGCCGACCCAGGGATGGTCAACGGTATGAACGATCGGCAGCAATTGGTCGGGACGTAGATTGCCATGGTTCTCGATGCCCAGAAAGACGCCACGCTGGCCGGCCCGCTCCGCACAGCGTTTCATTGCCGCGACGGCTTCATCCATCCGTTCGGGGTGATCGTCCAGTTCCTTGCCTTTGCCGGCGAAGAATCGGATGTGGGGCGCGCCCAAGACGGCGGCCTTGTCGATCCACTCGAGGGCGGTTTCGATTTCCCGGTCCAGCTTTTCGCCGGCGCCTTGAGTGAAGTTGTTGCCGATGGCGGTGCCGGAAATCGTCACGCCGCGGAGGAACGCTTGTCGGCGGAGTTCCAAGAAGTAGGCGTCGTCGGCGTCGGGCGGGAAAAAGTAGCTGGTCAATTCGGCCGCTTCCAATCCTTGCTGCACGCAATAGTCCAGAAAGCCGACCATGTCGATCGCCTTGCCTCCGCCGGCCGGTTCTTTCCGCTTGCCCTTCATGAATGAAAAGTAGTTGCGGAGTGAATAGGCGGCCAAACCGAGGCGGAACCGTGGATCACCGCTGCGCGGAAACGGTTCGGCGGCGGTCGTCGTCGCGGGGCCAAGCAGGCTTGCGGTGCCGGCGGCGGCACAGCCCGCACCGATGGCGGTGATGAATTGACGGCGGCTGGGCGGATTCGTCTTGTGGCGGATCGATCTGGGGTGTGTCGGCACGGGGTTGACCTTGGGGAGGAGTGATGGGGGGATTCTTTTGTGCCCAATTCTATCGCCCCGCTTCGATCAGCGGTTTGGCGCCCTGATCGATCAGCATTGCAGCGACGTTACGTCCCAGTTCGATCGCGACGCGTTGCCAGTCGTCGGAACTCAAGTCGATGGGGGTGTCGGCTTGGGATTCCAAGCACGTTTTGCCATCGGCCGACAACACGCGGGCGATCAAATTCAGGGTGACCGATGGCTGATCTCCGCCGCCGCGTTCGGTCACGGTTCCCAGGGCTGCGATCGGAGCCAAACAGCCGCCGTGCAGGTCGGACAATAACGTCCGCTCGGCCGACGTGCACGCCGCCGATCGCGGGACATTGATGCGGGAAACCACCGAAACGGCATGGGAGTCGTCGCCGCGGACTTCGATCGCCAAGGCACCTTGGCCGGGGGCGGGCAGCATCAGGTCCAGCGGCAATTCGACGCGGGGTAAATCCATCATCTCCAGCCGTTCGATTCCCGCGGCTGCCAAAATGATCGCGTCATACTCGCCGTCATGCATTCTCTGCAGCCGCGTTTGCACGTTCCCGCGGATCGGCAACACTTCCAGGTCCGGGCGGACTTTCAGCAACTGTGCGGCGCGGCGGCGGCTGCCGGTCCCGATGCGTGCGGCATGCGGCAGGTCCTCGAGTTCCGTGCCCGCCGGCGAGACCAGACAATCGGCGACCGTTTCACGCTCCGGCGAGGCCACCATCCGCAGCCGGGGGTGGGGCTCGGTGGGCAAATCCTTCATCGAGTGCACCGCGACGTCACCTTCGTCTTCCAGCAGCGCCTGCTGGATCCGTTTGGTGAACACACCGACGGATCGTTTGCCGTCGATCGGCCGCATGTCGACGTCACCACTACTGACCATCGGCACGATTTGCGGCGGCAGCGTCCGCTCGGCCAGCAGCCCGGCGACGTGGCGAGCCTGCCACAGGGCCAGCGGGCTTTCACGCGTCGCGATTCGCAGGACACGACCGTCCCCGTTTTCAGCGGGCAAGTGGGAGGGCGGGGGATTGGATATTGACGGTTGATCCGATGCTGGCAAGATAACAGGCCGAGTTCGAGTGAGGAGAAACCGACGTGTCGGGCGACATTCACCCGTCTGCGTCTTCCGGATCTTAGAGTAACGTGCCGGATCCGATTCCGGCAACTCCTCCGGTCTTGCGGTATAGTGACAGATCGGCGGCAGTCGTTCGGAATCACGAACGGAATCACGAGCGCGGCCCCATCGGCCCGGCGGCGAAACCGAACACCACGCGACGATCCATTTGCACCCGCCGCGCCCCGGCATCCATCACGTTGAACAATCCACTCCACAACAGCGACGATTCGACGCCCGATTCGCTATCCAGCGAATTTGAAGGGGGAGTCGTCGATTCGGCGGAGTTGAAAAGCGCGCCGTCCTACCGCGACGCGGTCAGCGCCGATCCGGCGACCTGCGAGATCGGGGATTTGTCCGAGCCGGAGATTGACCTGAGCGTGGCCTCGGACCAGGCGTTTCCCCCGGACGATGATTCTGAATCAAGTGCGCCGCGAAAAACGAAAACAAGAGCCAAGCGCGCGCCGACCGAGGAAACGGTTCCCAAACAGATCGGCGAGTACCGCATCACGGGCTTGATCGGTTCGGGCGGCATGGGACAGGTGTTCTCGGCCGAGCACGTGCGGATGCAACGCAAGGTCGCGCTGAAAATCTTGCGCGGTGATCGGATGTCCGATGAAGCGTCGGTGGAACGATTCTACGACGAAGTGCGTGCCGCCTCGCGCGTGATGCACCCGAACATCGTCACCGCCTTTGACGCCGGCGAATTCGGCGGGATCCATTATTTGGTCATGGAGTATGTCGACGGGATGACGTTGACGCGACTGGTCGCCAAGAACGGCCCGCTGTCACCCGGGATGGCCGCCGCGGTGATCCGACAAGCCGCATTGGGGTTGCTGCATGCCCATCGCGCCGGAATCGTGCACCGCGATGTCAAACCCGGCAACCTGATCCGTGCGGAGGACGGGACGATCAAGGTCCTGGATCTGGGGCTGGCCCAAATCAGCAACGTCCTGTGGTCCGAAGACGGTCGCGAACTCGGACGCGTCCAGGACCCGGATTCGCATCACAAGCGCAAAGGCCGGTTGATCGGAACGCTGGCCTACATGTCACCGGAGCAACTCGAATCGCCCGATGAAGCCGATCCGCGGAGCGATATCTATTCCCTCGGCGCGGTGCTGTTCTTTTTATTGACCGCCAAACCACCGTATCAGGGTGAGTACTTGGACCAGGTCTATGGGCACCGCCACGGAGAGATCCCGGACCTGATGCAGCTGCGCAGCGACGTCGATCTGGGGCTCAGCAATCTGTTGCGGCGGATGATGGCCAAACGGCTCAGTGAACGCTACGCGTCACTGGACGAGGTCGTGGAAGATCTGGGGGCCTATGCCGAGGAATCGCACAGTCCGGCTTGGTTGGCCGAGTTCATCAATCGGCAAAGCAGCGGCAACGATTCGACGATCTCCGGGGGATCCACGGCGATCGCCAACCAGCCCGTGTTTGCGATCGAGATGGCCATGTTTTATGCGGCCGCGGCGGAATCCGTCCAAGGGATCGGGATCCACAATCTGACCGCCGGCGGCGACGACCAACCGTTGTTTCGGATGGCGATTGCCAACGATCACGGCAGGTTGCTGTTCGACATGGACGCCAATCAAATGCGTCTGACCGCGCCCCGCAGCGTCGTTCATTGCTTGCCGATGTACATCGGCAAGGACATCGTCCGCCGCGAGATCGCCGGGCGGCATTGCCCGCCGGAGGTGTTGCTGGCGCTGGCCATTCGGCGAATCGTTTCCAACGGTTGGCCGGGGCACGCCATGCCCAAATTGGCATCGATGGTGGTTCCCGCCTGTTACGACCAGTTTCATCGTCGCAGCATCAAACAGGCGTCGCGATTGGCGGGGCTGGAATCGGTTCGATTGGTCGACCGCAGCGTCGCGGCCATCCAATCCTTGTTGATGGACATCGACGCTGCGGTGGTCAGCGAGAACAAACCGATCGACATCAATTCGGCCGAAACGATGTTGTTTATCGGATTGTCCGGCCAAGCCACCGAGGTCGCTCTGGTCAAACGCGACGGCATGCAATTGAC containing:
- a CDS encoding FliG C-terminal domain-containing protein, with the protein product MITSSETSSGSSIGHSDSIRQIAILLHTLPQRTHRVLLGQLGAEDKRCITEEMSAMGEVDAMEQVHVLNRMRDDLQTETSRVEKVESEIQDEIQIGRARVSKKRSQPMYRGSASVAESSAETTRGTTAPQASSDDGVSSEQLASSDALNSSQASPSVPETLPIRQADCSVPDDAMRTMFAQFHQTQAAGVLPPQSRRYESDQLSVPHGVPEEGPPESCRPTPQDAAAGAPPQRLRGADPRSQADELAERIDRFLTQLPPQELCRALGMVSTKQAFLVLCGLPNATAETVLDMLPRRQARKVRSDMRRMGQLQLSDIDAAKQIVAQIAIRFTQQPSTSLAA
- a CDS encoding M28 family peptidase; its protein translation is MWTRTTGESSLVGDASNFGKRIVAATLMLGVSVLLGWFEYRGPAPLGIDAPTDQPSAARMRATLVELLGDPPQKHTTGTASGEAFLQRLEKKLRGYEVPMRRIEIPWDPQRQDRHPGGRVDLLPPGTVLKNLWVTVEGSDPSLAPILIATHHDSCRWGPGAGDAGSAVVTLVEHIRHLSTSRPVRTTHYLFTDGEEFGLLGAYAIVAQESLPFPRPAFVLNFDARGTRGGIAMFETHVNNSGWVSTIIDDLARPKITSSLAVTIYRSLPNATDFNAWHGKLGLSGFNYAVIGGAHRYHRPEDTPQNLSDRTLQHMGAQLFSMHRAIDRLDGPTTRRLNASTEDPAHGNAVFFDLYGWTVVHFGEGIQRVIAIVAAALMGVVCLRGRSLGRVRRLPRHALVVLLSIAAGLLVGVVIQLGLRTTPFSVLKYTPIDLQAGVVTIAASFLVVTALLERFTKRIESDEAEVVSDWIWWVTAALGTVLAMALPGGAYLLVLPSFTYALVRIVSPQATLAAWSGWAAAVILAGPLVMLLVQALGPWRQPVYAALASLLAVLAMTAWAAQKKARPIPKNRPRLARGDA
- a CDS encoding sugar phosphate isomerase/epimerase family protein, giving the protein MPTHPRSIRHKTNPPSRRQFITAIGAGCAAAGTASLLGPATTTAAEPFPRSGDPRFRLGLAAYSLRNYFSFMKGKRKEPAGGGKAIDMVGFLDYCVQQGLEAAELTSYFFPPDADDAYFLELRRQAFLRGVTISGTAIGNNFTQGAGEKLDREIETALEWIDKAAVLGAPHIRFFAGKGKELDDHPERMDEAVAAMKRCAERAGQRGVFLGIENHGNLRPDQLLPIVHTVDHPWVGINLDTGNFYSEDPYRDLEQCVPYAVNVQVKMNMKKPDGTEYPADLDRIAGILRDSTYQGFVVLEYEDEQPYDHIPAALDRLRSALRA
- the hemC gene encoding hydroxymethylbilane synthase, which encodes MPAENGDGRVLRIATRESPLALWQARHVAGLLAERTLPPQIVPMVSSGDVDMRPIDGKRSVGVFTKRIQQALLEDEGDVAVHSMKDLPTEPHPRLRMVASPERETVADCLVSPAGTELEDLPHAARIGTGSRRRAAQLLKVRPDLEVLPIRGNVQTRLQRMHDGEYDAIILAAAGIERLEMMDLPRVELPLDLMLPAPGQGALAIEVRGDDSHAVSVVSRINVPRSAACTSAERTLLSDLHGGCLAPIAALGTVTERGGGDQPSVTLNLIARVLSADGKTCLESQADTPIDLSSDDWQRVAIELGRNVAAMLIDQGAKPLIEAGR
- a CDS encoding protein kinase domain-containing protein, translating into MNNPLHNSDDSTPDSLSSEFEGGVVDSAELKSAPSYRDAVSADPATCEIGDLSEPEIDLSVASDQAFPPDDDSESSAPRKTKTRAKRAPTEETVPKQIGEYRITGLIGSGGMGQVFSAEHVRMQRKVALKILRGDRMSDEASVERFYDEVRAASRVMHPNIVTAFDAGEFGGIHYLVMEYVDGMTLTRLVAKNGPLSPGMAAAVIRQAALGLLHAHRAGIVHRDVKPGNLIRAEDGTIKVLDLGLAQISNVLWSEDGRELGRVQDPDSHHKRKGRLIGTLAYMSPEQLESPDEADPRSDIYSLGAVLFFLLTAKPPYQGEYLDQVYGHRHGEIPDLMQLRSDVDLGLSNLLRRMMAKRLSERYASLDEVVEDLGAYAEESHSPAWLAEFINRQSSGNDSTISGGSTAIANQPVFAIEMAMFYAAAAESVQGIGIHNLTAGGDDQPLFRMAIANDHGRLLFDMDANQMRLTAPRSVVHCLPMYIGKDIVRREIAGRHCPPEVLLALAIRRIVSNGWPGHAMPKLASMVVPACYDQFHRRSIKQASRLAGLESVRLVDRSVAAIQSLLMDIDAAVVSENKPIDINSAETMLFIGLSGQATEVALVKRDGMQLTQLATAGHWHTSMLSWQHRLVTLAAEAFRRRHGFDPTEHTVTASRLQVSCEQAMNSLLMMPEVTISVDKDDASWSITVSRQKWLEQCADLIHGIRRDMHSVCQQAGVHPKKIDSGVIHGPLLRIEELQHRLFKKLSPELDIRVVDHSDIARGAAACLAAELPQRTDLLVPPRCVSSQTIGIVVEDSRGRRRILPIIPRGTKLPARTNRKLTIAKDRFSMTLSVVESSGVRGDKWHSLGRYEFNVDKDSNNQLKRTRSIGFELNVDGLLTVRAQTPGTPESKRLPIIPEPLLDPRDEPEWARWVSALDV